TAATTTTTGAAAGTTCATGAATCATTTTAAATTTTTGTTTAATGTCAATTGTATCTCAATTATCTTTTTTAAAATTTAAAATAAATGCATTAAATTCATCTTCATTTTTTAAAAGTGAAATCATAGGAGCAATTCATTCTTTTTCATTTGAAGTTAACTCTCTACCTGTTTTATATGCTTCAGAAATATTTTTTCTTGTGTAAATTTTTTTAATTTTGTCGATCATATCATAAGGTTTTAAAACATCAATCATCAACATAGTTATTACAAATGGATAAACTGTAGAATAATAATATTTCTTTTCTTTTTCGTGTTTAAAGTTAATATCATATTCAAACTTACTTGCTAAAGCACATAGACTTGCGAAGTTTCAATAATAGTTGGGATTAACTTCTTCTGAGCTAATGAATGAAGTTTTAATTATATGATTTAAGACTAAAGACTCGATAACTTCTTTTATAAAACTTTTATTAATTTCATCTAGTTCTTTAAATTTTGATTCTGTATTTTTGTCTTGAAATGTAAAAAGAAATAATTCATTATAGTTGTCTACGATGTAAGTTGAATATTCTTTAAATTTTTCAGGTTCAATATTTACTAATGATTCATTTCTTAATAATTGAATTTGAAATAAAGAATAATATGTAACTTCATATATTTCATTCACTTTTTCTTTTAAATCATTATTAATTTTTTTAAAAATTGAAGATGTATCTTTTTTGATATATTCATCAAAGTATGCTCAAAAAATACTATCTAAACCATTTTTCATAAATTCATCTTCTTTCTAAATATTTTTAATAAATTCTTTAATTGAATTAATAGCTAATTCTAAAAATTTTTCATTTTTTAGTTTTTTAATTTCTTGTTTAGTAACTTTTCTGTTAGGTTTTATAAAATTAATTTCTTAAACAATTCCTCAATTTGCTTTCATCGGTTGAAAATTTGTTATTGATTCTTTATTAATATAGTTTAATAGCGCACCAGACACAAAATTTGGTGATGGTATAGTCATTTCTTGATCATTGATGTAATTTGTTATATTAATTGCAGTAATTAAACCAGATACGCATGATTCAACATAACCTTCAACCCCAGTAATTTGATCAGCAAAGAAAATATTAGAATTAGTTTTAAGTTGTAAAAATTTATTTAAAACTTTTGGTGAATTAAAAAAGTTATTTTTATGCATAACTCAATACCTTACAAATTTAGCATTTTCTAATCCTGGAATCATTGAAAAAACTCTTTTTTGCTCTGGTCATTTTAAATTAGTTTGAAAATCAACAATATTATATAGTTTATCATTAGCATCATCTTGACGTAATTGCACTACAGCGTGGTTTCTTGTACCATCAGGTCTATATCCCCTAACCCTTTTGGTTTCATTGGTC
This region of Mesoplasma melaleucae genomic DNA includes:
- a CDS encoding FAD-dependent oxidoreductase, yielding MQLRQDDANDKLYNIVDFQTNLKWPEQKRVFSMIPGLENAKFVRYWVMHKNNFFNSPKVLNKFLQLKTNSNIFFADQITGVEGYVESCVSGLITAINITNYINDQEMTIPSPNFVSGALLNYINKESITNFQPMKANWGIV